Proteins from one Primulina huaijiensis isolate GDHJ02 chromosome 18, ASM1229523v2, whole genome shotgun sequence genomic window:
- the LOC140964727 gene encoding uncharacterized protein: protein MGLGTKQVCDDHQDEDWDQSLLQSGILEPRSESLKCPRCSSTNTKFCYFNNYNKSQPRHFCKSCKRHWTKGGTLRNIPVGGGRKHKRPKISNTSSTTTTSRVQTCGKFSSVANINDRKITYNSLYHSLIPPSSPLSYNSTNGISSELLVGRDETDNTTGLNVSEPQNLNTEFTFSSFNTFEMNSSSIMNPTSYQFLNSYDQYYPSSFVSMEESTITTVNIPSTSSIPWPGPDTRTTGIEDFPNYWNIIWKNEIELPTTSDINIAWDNNEIEIKP from the coding sequence ATGGGATTGGGTACTAAACAAGTTTGCGATGATCATCAAGATGAGGACTGGGATCAGTCTTTGCTGCAGTCAGGTATTTTGGAGCCACGATCAGAATCCTTAAAGTGTCCGAGGTGTAGTTCAACAAATACCAAGTTTTGTTACTTCAACAACTATAACAAATCTCAGCCTCGCCATTTTTGCAAATCTTGCAAAAGGCACTGGACCAAAGGTGGCACTCTTCGTAACATTCCAGTTGGTGGTGGCCGGAAACACAAGCGGCCCAAGATTTCAAACACCtcttccaccaccaccacctcacGAGTTCAAACTTGCGGAAAATTTTCTTCAGTTGCCAATATTAATGACCGTAAAATCACCTATAATTCTCTCTACCATTCCTTGATCCCCCCCTCGTCTCCCTTATCgtataattcaacaaatggcaTTAGCTCGGAGCTTTTAGTGGGAAGAGATGAGACAGACAATACAACTGGTTTGAATGTCTCGGAGCCTCAGAATCTGAACACTGAATTTACATTCTCGAGTTTTAATACATTTGAAATGAATTCTTCTTCGATTATGAATCCTACTTCCTATCAATTCTTAAATTCATATGATCAGTACTATCCCAGCAGTTTTGTATCCATGGAAGAATCAACCATTACCACAGTCAATATTCCATCCACTAGCAGTATCCCATGGCCTGGCCCGGATACCAGAACTACTGGTATAGAAGACTTTCCAAACTATTGGAATATTATTTGGAAAAATGAGATTGAGTTGCCTACTACATCTGATATCAATATAGCATGGGACAACAATGAGATAGAGATCAAACCCTAA